In a genomic window of Bubalus bubalis isolate 160015118507 breed Murrah chromosome 17, NDDB_SH_1, whole genome shotgun sequence:
- the GAL3ST1 gene encoding galactosylceramide sulfotransferase isoform X3, which yields MPLPQKKRWESMAKGLVLGALFTSFLLLLYSYAVPPLYTGLASTRTPEGAAPCSPAPSDTEAPTSANGSAGGCQPRRDIVFMKTHKTASSTLLNILFRFGQKHGLKFAFPNGRNDFDYPAFFARSLVQDYRPGACFNIICNHMRFHYDEVRGLVAPNATFITVLRDPARLFESSFHYFGSVVPFTWKLSGRDKLAEFLQDPDRYYDPRGYNAHYLRNLLFFDLGYDSDLDPGSPQVQEHILEVERRFHLVLLQEYFDESLVLLKDLLCWELEDVLYFKLNARRASAVPRLSGELYRRATAWNVLDARLYRHFNASFWRKVEAFGHERMAREVAALRRANERMRRICIDGGRAVDAAAIQDSAMQPWQPLGVKSILGYNLKKSIGQRHAQLCRRMLTPEIQYLMDLGANLWFIKLCKFIRDFLRW from the exons ATGCCGCTGCCACAGAAGAAGCGCTGGGAGTCCATGGCCAAGGGGCTGGTGCTGGGAGCACTCTTCACCAgcttcctgctactgctgtacTCCTATGCCGTGCCCCCGCTGTACACTGGCCTGGCTTCCAC CAGGACCCCCGAGGGCGCGGCTCCCTGCTCTCCGGCCCCGAGTGATACAGAGGCTCCCACCTCGGCCAACGGCTCTGCGGGAGGCTGCCAGCCGCGGCGGGACATCGTGTTCATGAAGACGCACAAGACGGCCAGCAGCACGCTGCTCAACATCCTGTTCCGCTTCGGCCAGAAGCACGGGCTCAAGTTCGCCTTCCCCAACGGCCGCAACGACTTCGACTACCCCGCCTTCTTCGCGCGCAGCCTGGTGCAGGACTACCGGCCCGGGGCCTGCTTCAACATCATCTGCAACCACATGCGCTTCCACTACGACGAGGTGCGGGGCCTGGTGGCGCCCAACGCCACCTTCATCACCGTGCTCCGCGACCCCGCCCGCCTCTTCGAGTCCTCCTTCCACTACTTCGGCTCCGTGGTGCCCTTCACGTGGAAGCTCTCGGGCCGCGACAAGCTGGCCGAGTTCCTGCAGGACCCCGACCGCTACTACGACCCCCGCGGCTACAACGCCCACTACCTCCGCAACCTGCTCTTCTTCGACCTGGGCTACGACAGCGACCTGGACCCCGGCAGCCCGCAGGTGCAGGAGCACATCCTGGAGGTGGAGCGCCGCTTCCACCTGGTGCTGCTGCAGGAGTACTTCGACGAGTCGCTCGTGCTGCTCAAGGACCTGCTGTGCTGGGAGCTGGAGGACGTGCTCTACTTCAAGCTCAACGCCCGCCGCGCCTCGGCCGTGCCGCGCCTCTCGGGCGAGCTGTACCGGCGCGCCACGGCCTGGAACGTGCTAGATGCACGCCTCTACCGCCACTTCAATGCCAGCTTCTGGCGCAAAGTGGAGGCCTTCGGGCACGAGCGCATGGCTCGCGAGGTGGCCGCCCTGCGGCGCGCCAACGAGCGCATGCGCCGCATCTGCATCGACGGCGGCCGCGCGGTGGACGCGGCGGCCATCCAGGACTCGGCCATGCAGCCCTGGCAGCCGCTGGGCGTCAAGTCCATCCTGGGCTACAACCTCAAGAAGAGCATCGGGCAGCGGCATGCGCAGCTCTGCCGGCGCATGCTCACGCCAGAGATCCAGTACCTGATGGACCTGGGCGCCAACCTGTGGTTCATCAAGCTCTGCAAGTTCATCCGGGACTTCCTGCGGTGGTGA
- the GAL3ST1 gene encoding galactosylceramide sulfotransferase isoform X2 has protein sequence MWLRQGEGRGSQTWPQVSEMPLPQKKRWESMAKGLVLGALFTSFLLLLYSYAVPPLYTGLASTTPEGAAPCSPAPSDTEAPTSANGSAGGCQPRRDIVFMKTHKTASSTLLNILFRFGQKHGLKFAFPNGRNDFDYPAFFARSLVQDYRPGACFNIICNHMRFHYDEVRGLVAPNATFITVLRDPARLFESSFHYFGSVVPFTWKLSGRDKLAEFLQDPDRYYDPRGYNAHYLRNLLFFDLGYDSDLDPGSPQVQEHILEVERRFHLVLLQEYFDESLVLLKDLLCWELEDVLYFKLNARRASAVPRLSGELYRRATAWNVLDARLYRHFNASFWRKVEAFGHERMAREVAALRRANERMRRICIDGGRAVDAAAIQDSAMQPWQPLGVKSILGYNLKKSIGQRHAQLCRRMLTPEIQYLMDLGANLWFIKLCKFIRDFLRW, from the exons GTGTCTGAGATGCCGCTGCCACAGAAGAAGCGCTGGGAGTCCATGGCCAAGGGGCTGGTGCTGGGAGCACTCTTCACCAgcttcctgctactgctgtacTCCTATGCCGTGCCCCCGCTGTACACTGGCCTGGCTTCCAC GACCCCCGAGGGCGCGGCTCCCTGCTCTCCGGCCCCGAGTGATACAGAGGCTCCCACCTCGGCCAACGGCTCTGCGGGAGGCTGCCAGCCGCGGCGGGACATCGTGTTCATGAAGACGCACAAGACGGCCAGCAGCACGCTGCTCAACATCCTGTTCCGCTTCGGCCAGAAGCACGGGCTCAAGTTCGCCTTCCCCAACGGCCGCAACGACTTCGACTACCCCGCCTTCTTCGCGCGCAGCCTGGTGCAGGACTACCGGCCCGGGGCCTGCTTCAACATCATCTGCAACCACATGCGCTTCCACTACGACGAGGTGCGGGGCCTGGTGGCGCCCAACGCCACCTTCATCACCGTGCTCCGCGACCCCGCCCGCCTCTTCGAGTCCTCCTTCCACTACTTCGGCTCCGTGGTGCCCTTCACGTGGAAGCTCTCGGGCCGCGACAAGCTGGCCGAGTTCCTGCAGGACCCCGACCGCTACTACGACCCCCGCGGCTACAACGCCCACTACCTCCGCAACCTGCTCTTCTTCGACCTGGGCTACGACAGCGACCTGGACCCCGGCAGCCCGCAGGTGCAGGAGCACATCCTGGAGGTGGAGCGCCGCTTCCACCTGGTGCTGCTGCAGGAGTACTTCGACGAGTCGCTCGTGCTGCTCAAGGACCTGCTGTGCTGGGAGCTGGAGGACGTGCTCTACTTCAAGCTCAACGCCCGCCGCGCCTCGGCCGTGCCGCGCCTCTCGGGCGAGCTGTACCGGCGCGCCACGGCCTGGAACGTGCTAGATGCACGCCTCTACCGCCACTTCAATGCCAGCTTCTGGCGCAAAGTGGAGGCCTTCGGGCACGAGCGCATGGCTCGCGAGGTGGCCGCCCTGCGGCGCGCCAACGAGCGCATGCGCCGCATCTGCATCGACGGCGGCCGCGCGGTGGACGCGGCGGCCATCCAGGACTCGGCCATGCAGCCCTGGCAGCCGCTGGGCGTCAAGTCCATCCTGGGCTACAACCTCAAGAAGAGCATCGGGCAGCGGCATGCGCAGCTCTGCCGGCGCATGCTCACGCCAGAGATCCAGTACCTGATGGACCTGGGCGCCAACCTGTGGTTCATCAAGCTCTGCAAGTTCATCCGGGACTTCCTGCGGTGGTGA
- the GAL3ST1 gene encoding galactosylceramide sulfotransferase isoform X1 gives MWLRQGEGRGSQTWPQVSEMPLPQKKRWESMAKGLVLGALFTSFLLLLYSYAVPPLYTGLASTRTPEGAAPCSPAPSDTEAPTSANGSAGGCQPRRDIVFMKTHKTASSTLLNILFRFGQKHGLKFAFPNGRNDFDYPAFFARSLVQDYRPGACFNIICNHMRFHYDEVRGLVAPNATFITVLRDPARLFESSFHYFGSVVPFTWKLSGRDKLAEFLQDPDRYYDPRGYNAHYLRNLLFFDLGYDSDLDPGSPQVQEHILEVERRFHLVLLQEYFDESLVLLKDLLCWELEDVLYFKLNARRASAVPRLSGELYRRATAWNVLDARLYRHFNASFWRKVEAFGHERMAREVAALRRANERMRRICIDGGRAVDAAAIQDSAMQPWQPLGVKSILGYNLKKSIGQRHAQLCRRMLTPEIQYLMDLGANLWFIKLCKFIRDFLRW, from the exons GTGTCTGAGATGCCGCTGCCACAGAAGAAGCGCTGGGAGTCCATGGCCAAGGGGCTGGTGCTGGGAGCACTCTTCACCAgcttcctgctactgctgtacTCCTATGCCGTGCCCCCGCTGTACACTGGCCTGGCTTCCAC CAGGACCCCCGAGGGCGCGGCTCCCTGCTCTCCGGCCCCGAGTGATACAGAGGCTCCCACCTCGGCCAACGGCTCTGCGGGAGGCTGCCAGCCGCGGCGGGACATCGTGTTCATGAAGACGCACAAGACGGCCAGCAGCACGCTGCTCAACATCCTGTTCCGCTTCGGCCAGAAGCACGGGCTCAAGTTCGCCTTCCCCAACGGCCGCAACGACTTCGACTACCCCGCCTTCTTCGCGCGCAGCCTGGTGCAGGACTACCGGCCCGGGGCCTGCTTCAACATCATCTGCAACCACATGCGCTTCCACTACGACGAGGTGCGGGGCCTGGTGGCGCCCAACGCCACCTTCATCACCGTGCTCCGCGACCCCGCCCGCCTCTTCGAGTCCTCCTTCCACTACTTCGGCTCCGTGGTGCCCTTCACGTGGAAGCTCTCGGGCCGCGACAAGCTGGCCGAGTTCCTGCAGGACCCCGACCGCTACTACGACCCCCGCGGCTACAACGCCCACTACCTCCGCAACCTGCTCTTCTTCGACCTGGGCTACGACAGCGACCTGGACCCCGGCAGCCCGCAGGTGCAGGAGCACATCCTGGAGGTGGAGCGCCGCTTCCACCTGGTGCTGCTGCAGGAGTACTTCGACGAGTCGCTCGTGCTGCTCAAGGACCTGCTGTGCTGGGAGCTGGAGGACGTGCTCTACTTCAAGCTCAACGCCCGCCGCGCCTCGGCCGTGCCGCGCCTCTCGGGCGAGCTGTACCGGCGCGCCACGGCCTGGAACGTGCTAGATGCACGCCTCTACCGCCACTTCAATGCCAGCTTCTGGCGCAAAGTGGAGGCCTTCGGGCACGAGCGCATGGCTCGCGAGGTGGCCGCCCTGCGGCGCGCCAACGAGCGCATGCGCCGCATCTGCATCGACGGCGGCCGCGCGGTGGACGCGGCGGCCATCCAGGACTCGGCCATGCAGCCCTGGCAGCCGCTGGGCGTCAAGTCCATCCTGGGCTACAACCTCAAGAAGAGCATCGGGCAGCGGCATGCGCAGCTCTGCCGGCGCATGCTCACGCCAGAGATCCAGTACCTGATGGACCTGGGCGCCAACCTGTGGTTCATCAAGCTCTGCAAGTTCATCCGGGACTTCCTGCGGTGGTGA